The Magnetospirillum sp. genome includes a region encoding these proteins:
- a CDS encoding ABC transporter substrate-binding protein — protein MSDRQDSKTESAVSRRVLLQGVAGVAALAASPPLALAQAAPKEAPELARMVAENRLPPLDQRLPRNPMVVTPHETVGRYGGTLRRGLRGSSDHNGILRMVGNQGLVRWNLEFTQVLPNVAERWDVNATATEFVFHLRQGMKWSDGKPFTADDVVFAIEDCTKNSELYRSVPSVLTIGGKPAVVTKVSDTAVKFAFEAPYAMFLENLATPLGQHPTLFPKHYCSQFHPKYNTGLDAQVRAANLSDWPTLFRARCGDIEIPSRWGNAEKPTLDPWVVAEAYTGGATRVTMRRNPYFWQVDTNGAQLPYIDQLTMNISQDVESLMLDTISGRIDIQDRHIDSLQNKPTLSQNMQRGAYRLVELVASGAQQCMIYLNMTHKDPAMRAMFANKEFRQALSLGIDRKEIIDLVYLGQSEPYQTGPRPGHPWYHEKLARQFTSHDPAQANAILDRLGYRRGPDRMRLRPDGQKVFFAIDVIPTLYPDAVDTLELVKRHWAALGVDIKVNTIERALYYTRGDNNDHDAATWPGPGGLDPILDPRDYLAQHPQGSRYAIPWTQWYVSGGKEGQEPPESQKRRMKLFDDARATPDIAKRGQIVKEMLDLTADAFETIGVCLAVNSFGIAKNNLRNVPLKMPQAWSWPNPGPSLPQQFFFTT, from the coding sequence ATGTCGGACCGTCAGGATTCGAAGACCGAGAGCGCCGTATCGCGGCGCGTTCTGCTGCAGGGTGTGGCCGGGGTGGCTGCCCTCGCCGCAAGCCCGCCTTTGGCGTTGGCCCAAGCCGCACCCAAAGAAGCGCCCGAACTCGCGCGCATGGTCGCCGAAAACCGCCTGCCGCCGCTCGACCAGCGCCTGCCGCGCAATCCGATGGTAGTCACGCCGCACGAAACCGTGGGCCGCTACGGCGGCACGCTGCGCCGGGGCCTGCGCGGCTCGAGCGACCACAACGGAATTCTGCGCATGGTCGGCAACCAAGGCCTCGTGCGCTGGAACCTCGAATTCACGCAAGTGCTGCCGAACGTCGCCGAACGCTGGGACGTGAACGCCACCGCGACCGAGTTCGTGTTCCATCTGCGCCAGGGCATGAAATGGTCGGACGGCAAACCCTTCACCGCCGACGACGTCGTGTTCGCGATCGAGGACTGCACGAAGAATTCCGAACTCTACCGCTCGGTCCCCTCGGTGCTCACGATCGGCGGTAAGCCGGCCGTCGTAACCAAGGTCAGCGACACGGCCGTGAAGTTCGCGTTCGAAGCACCCTATGCGATGTTCCTCGAGAATCTGGCCACGCCGCTCGGTCAGCATCCCACGCTGTTCCCGAAGCATTATTGCAGCCAGTTCCATCCGAAATATAACACTGGCCTCGACGCCCAGGTGCGCGCGGCCAACCTTTCGGATTGGCCGACTTTGTTCCGCGCGCGCTGTGGCGACATTGAAATTCCGTCGCGCTGGGGCAACGCCGAGAAGCCCACGCTCGATCCCTGGGTCGTCGCGGAAGCCTACACGGGCGGTGCGACGCGCGTGACGATGCGCCGCAATCCGTATTTCTGGCAGGTCGACACCAACGGCGCACAGCTGCCCTATATCGACCAGCTGACGATGAACATCTCGCAGGACGTCGAATCGCTGATGCTCGACACGATCTCGGGCCGTATCGACATCCAGGACCGCCACATCGACTCGCTGCAGAACAAGCCGACCCTGTCGCAGAACATGCAGCGCGGCGCCTACCGCCTCGTCGAGCTGGTCGCCTCCGGCGCGCAGCAATGCATGATCTATCTGAACATGACGCACAAAGATCCCGCGATGCGCGCCATGTTCGCCAACAAGGAGTTCCGCCAGGCGCTGTCGCTCGGCATCGACCGCAAAGAGATCATCGATCTCGTCTATCTCGGCCAGTCGGAGCCCTACCAGACCGGGCCGCGCCCGGGCCATCCCTGGTACCACGAAAAGCTCGCGCGCCAGTTCACGAGCCACGATCCGGCCCAAGCCAACGCGATCCTCGACCGCCTCGGCTACCGGCGTGGGCCCGACCGCATGCGCCTGCGCCCCGATGGGCAAAAAGTGTTCTTCGCGATCGACGTGATCCCGACCCTCTACCCGGACGCGGTCGACACGCTCGAACTCGTCAAGCGCCACTGGGCGGCACTGGGCGTCGACATCAAAGTCAACACGATCGAGCGCGCCCTCTACTACACGCGCGGCGACAATAACGACCACGACGCGGCGACGTGGCCCGGCCCCGGTGGTCTCGATCCGATCCTCGATCCGCGCGACTATCTCGCCCAGCATCCGCAAGGCTCGCGTTACGCGATCCCGTGGACGCAATGGTACGTGTCGGGCGGCAAGGAAGGCCAGGAGCCGCCGGAAAGCCAAAAGCGCCGCATGAAGCTGTTCGACGATGCGCGCGCCACGCCCGACATCGCCAAGCGCGGCCAGATCGTCAAGGAAATGCTCGACCTCACGGCCGACGCTTTCGAGACGATCGGCGTCTGCCTTGCGGTCAACTCGTTCGGCATCGCGAAGAACAACCTGCGCAACGTGCCGCTGAAGATGCCGCAGGCCTGGAGCTGGCCCAACCCGGGCCCGTCCCTGCCGCAGCAGTTCTTCTTCACGACGTAA